Genomic segment of Drosophila ananassae strain 14024-0371.13 chromosome 2L, ASM1763931v2, whole genome shotgun sequence:
GTTACAGGGCCCCCTGGTGGTCAAGAACTTTTATTTGAGGTCGGAATTGCTGCGGTTGCCCTTTCCCACTGGAGATTACTTGATGAGTGGCCAGTGTTTTTTTGACAAGAAGCCCCAGTTTGATGCAAATGTTAGCTTTATGTACACAGAAGATCTCCTTAAGAGATCTTAAGATTTGTGATATAATAAATTTTGGGCCACCTTTCTTTCGTTGTGCAACTCTGAGCAAGTGAAACCGATAGATATAATGGCCGGGAATGTATGCGCTTCGGAATGGCATGTCACCCAATCAGGCAGTGTGCCTGATGTATCTTACGGATACATGTAACACGAAGAAAATGCCAGCCAGGCACTCATTGAAGCGGTCATGCCATGACCGACGTTGTTTCGATTTATGAGCCAACCCACAACCCACGACACGATCCAAGGGGGCGGATGGGCGTGCTTGGTGGGGCTTGGGGCTTGGGACTCGTCC
This window contains:
- the LOC6501674 gene encoding uncharacterized protein LOC6501674; translated protein: MVFKKANGYKPWILQGTIDVCRYLRKPYSAFAKIIFDLFQEFSNINHTCPFVGPLVVKNFYLRSELLRLPFPTGDYLMSGQCFFDKKPQFDANVSFMYTEDLLKRS